A region of the Myripristis murdjan chromosome 10, fMyrMur1.1, whole genome shotgun sequence genome:
CCCCTCAGAcactccctccatccatcctcacCCTCTTACCCCTGCTAAAATAATCCAGTGAGGTAAGCGCCCGAGGCATCCTGGGATGAGCATTATACAGACTGTAGCCTCTCTGCCGAAGAGCGTCAGAGTGCATCCCAGCTCCAGTACAGGATAAACCACACAGCTCTTCATACTAACTCTTCCTCTTGTCATAGAGACAGCCAGGAGAGCCAGGTAAGGCGTGAAGTTAAGGGAAACGTTGACTTTCACTTCAGTGTGTGGCACTACTATGCTAAAATGATAATGTTTTGGCATGGAAGTCAATAGGCCTTTTATGGATGGTATAAAGGGAACCGATGAATTGATGCCTGAATGGCTGTTCTGAGATATGTCAAACGCATTCTGGTGTTGCGGTGGCATAGCACATGGCAGGTTTGATTTTCTCCTTATGAGACACAGCTTTTGATTCAAGGACTGGCTGTATGTGATGGCTGAACACATGGagggacagtttttttttccttcttattTTCACCCATAAGGCATACTCTCCATTAAGGTGTAAACCTGAAACTGATTTTCTGAAATCCTGTATTCAGTGGCAGTGCAGAAATCGGGACTTCTAGTTAAGTACCATACTAATTAATGTAAAACCATGTGTGTCCATCAGAGGaacataatgatgatgatgcagtcAGGGCCGGATGACCTGACCAGGCAGAGGATGCAGCAAGCTCAGGCTCTGTGCAAGGAGGCCAGGGGAGGTGAGTAAGTCTGCTGAATTTGAATTAGATCAACTGCATTAGTTTGATTTAGTCCCAGATTAGGCCAAAACACTGGGGAACAGACtcgacacacaggcacacaatgTTTGGAGTAAACCAGTGTATAATACTGTGGCAACCTGTTGGTGCTCCTGAGAATGTAAACCTGCAGTTTGTCATCACAGCCGGGGCTGTCAGATGTAATTGAGCCAAccatcaaagtgtgtgtgcccACTGCCTGCGGCCGCATGGGACTGTAGTGCACCCAAATCCCACGAGTGCCAATGTTGTTGAATTTCTCCACCATTCCACGTGGGAGAATCCCAgttgctctgtttgttttccagtcatGTCTGCCAGCTTGGGCTTTGAAATCCCTAAACTCAGCAAAATGTGACTCCCACCAGTGAGTTTGACACAGGTCCATCAAAGGCAACTTCTAAAAGCTGGCATATGCCCGGACTTCTCGACACCCTTATCTTGCATGAGGAAGAGGGCAATCCGTTCTTGCAAGAGCTCTTTCATCCAGAGATCCTATTTATACACCCAGTTACCAATGCAACCCTGGATCACAACAAACATTACATACCCCTAAACATCATCTCTGAGGCTATTTCAGACCCCCCACTATGTCATACTATAACATGAGCAAAGACACAGAGATCCTGACTCAAGGCTGTGCAGATTCCAGCTCAGTGATGACGGTCAAGAGTTTGCTTGGTTACATCAGCTGCCCTCAGTTGTTTTAACAGTAACAGCAAATCTCAATATTCtgttaaatacataaaaacagagctCTGCCCACACTAGGAGCTGACATACGAAGCCAAAGCAGGTATTTATTGGTCCAGTTACCTGaaagttgttgttgtctttCCCTCCATGCATAGCGGTAGAATCATCTGACATCATGAAAATATTAAGTTCACTAACAAACTGAAGGTTCTTTGTCAGTGCAGTTCAGTAAAATAAGAggcggtaacactttacaataagagtacaacaattaacgttagttaatgccgtaatggttaattaactgttagttaatgattattatggcatttactaatgttaataatatctacaataacccttaaataacatataaattaataccttagcatgaacagcattagtacatgattcttagacacgttagttaacagttagttaactattacttaatgtttattacggcattaactaacattaattgttgtactcttattgtaaagtgttacctaagaggcaaaaaaaacccaaaaaaaaaccctccccTGCACTGCATTTTGAGCATGTGTAGGGATGTCCTGTGTAGTTCCTTATCAGGGTGCTTCTGTTTATGTGGCATGTTGCACCACAAGGTCTGAACCTGGGGAAGAAGATGAGCGTTCCAAAGGACGTGATGATGGAGGAGCTCAACCTTCCCTCTAACCGGGGCTCTCGCATGTtccaggagagacagaggagagttGAGAGGTTCACCCTGGAGAGCGCTGCCGATGGCACTTACGACCACAATGTAAGGAACAGACAGATCACccagcagacaggcaggcacacaccGACTGTATGTCTGCTGTAACTTAAACAGTTACAGTCAAAGTGTCTGGCAGACATGTAGGTATTGCATTTTACCAGCTTGTTAGTGTCCTGGATTTATCATAGAGCTGTGATTGATGGCCAGTGAAATATGGACTGTCCCTTCTCATATTTTCTGCTGTGCTCTTTCTTTAGATTACAACAGCCAGTGGTAAACTCGAACATCTTGCCATGCTAATTgtatctgcagaatgtgttgCTTCATCACAGTTGCGTATAATTAGTTTCTCCCACTTTGATGAACAAACCGCAGATGAAAACTGTTATCCCACAGCATTAACCATGAGCACAATACAAAATCCATTAGAAGTTAAGAAACTGTGCTTATTGTTGGGCAAATTCATAATCTAATCAATCTAAATTTGTCTACTCCCCCAGGTACATTCAGAGGCCCTTCCTCCCGCTCAGACCATCCCAGGGCcacagggaggaaaggagaaccGGACTTGCCCTATCCCTGGTAAGCATAGCCTGGTGATGAACCTTCAGAAGACTGTAGCAAAGAAGGGCAGTCCTGATGTCCTCGCTCCAGGTAAATGGTAAAACAGTGAGGGAACAATTGTCGCAGACTGCCACAAAGCATAGCAGTAGTTCAGCGCCATGCCAGTGCTTGGCCAATACCAGTGCCTGGACAAAGGCAATAGTTGGGCAGTGCTTGGATGTTGTATCTCACAGTTGTCTGCTGGTATTGAACTATTTTATGTAAAAACcgagagcaaaaaacaaactttccaAATAGTAGGTGCTGGAGGGTTGACTGAAACTGCACAAGTTGTCTGTAAGCATGCAGAAAGCAATTATCTGATGTACCTTTGCTGAATGCCTTTATCAATCTGGCCTGACAGCAGACACTGGCTGTGGTCTTACTGACAGTGAGCTAAGCTCTGTTTATTATGTTGGATTCACACTGAGCTCTAATTACTGTAGCCGCTATTGCTGCCAAGAGTGACATCAAACGAGTGTATACGTGTGTACTTTGTCTGGCTCAGTTATCAAATGCATTGCTGCTCtcaggtgaaaaccttgtatgtcCAGCTTCAGTGTAACCAAAACAGCACCCATGTTTTTGCTTGATGGACCCATATTGTATTTTCTAAAGGAATCAAGAGATTTAAAAACCCAAAAGGGGGTTTCTTTTGAACTTAATCAGAGGTATTAACATGACAATAGTAATATGTGACTTTCCCCCAgtgatattgttttatttattttctgccaGGGTATTCTGGTCCTCTGAAGGACATTCCTCATGAGAAGTTCAACACAACAGTCATCCCCAAATCCTATTGTTCCCCCTGGAGAGAAGCTCTGGGAGACAAAGAGGAGCTCCTCAACTCCCTCAGTGTCCAGCTGCCCCAGCCTGCACAAGTACTACAGCCCGCTAACTACAGGTGCTTCAACAGGTAAAAACCTGCCTTTATATCCACCTCTTCCCTCTGCTCAGTTCACCCAGACAGTTCAAATGAAGCTTACAGGTTCATGACACACTACCACAAGTAGCacgaggaagaaaaaaacatgagtctAAGGATGCCAAAGGTGCAACAACGAGACTGGACATCTGCTCCCCAAGTAAGTTATCATAGCCTGGTCACTTTTAGCAGCACAGGCTTTGAGCAATCAGTCTTCAAATAGAGCCGCAGATGGCCAAACCATGTTTTCTATCACAATCATCTCTTAAATTAGGTTCCCTCGGCTCCAATCCATGTTTCCAAAGTGTTTGGAAATTAATCCCATCTCTGGCTTGCACCTCCTTGGACTATGGCTGTGCGTCGGCTATTTTAACCGTAGCTCTAGAAAGATGATCTACTGTGGATCTGCATGCCTTTCAGCCCCCACAAGACAGATTGCGCACGAAGGGGAATCGCCTTTCCTGCAGCACACAAGGCATTGCATCATACCAGTGAGGCACTGTGCAAAACAAAGGTTAAACTTGGGCAGAAATAGAGGCACTCAGACATAACTTAATTAGGAGACAATCTCCCTGTACCAGTAACTGTACCCACCATGGATGGATCAGACTGAAGATTATTCATTATGAAATTATGATGCCTTAATTAAATCGGAATTGATGGACATGCAGACCATGCGTGCTAAATACAAGATGTGGAGTTCACCATGCACTCAACAGCTAAGCCAACACCCATTTTGAGTCATCCTGAATCCCCAGTGGTTTTCTCCTGTTGAAAGGATGCTGAATCAAGTCAGCACAATCACAGGTTATCATATGTCATCTAAAAGCTTCCTCCTTTTTAGGAAGAAGTGTGAGATATACGATACCCAGACTCATGTTCTTCAAGGAACTTTAAACACCGCAACACCTCTCCCCATTTCAACGAAAACAGCGTAACAGTACAATCTAATTAAATCTGAGCAAAATTAAGGTCTCCTATCTTTGTCTCTCAGATCTCCAATGCCATTTGGAGGTCTAATGGCCAGCAAGAGGGTGATCCCAGTGATCAGCTTCGAGGCACTGGAACCCCAGAAACTGCCCGGCACCACCCTGGACCGTTTGTCTCGGCGGCCCAACTTCAACAGAGCACCCAAGGGATGGGGAACCAGCTACTCCCCTGAGTCTAATGAACTGTGAAGAAGGCCTATacagctgacctttgaccctgaacCTTCTCTAATCTCTGTAAAGCTATGGGGTAAAGACTGAGGCTGTGACCTATgcttgctcctctcctccttcaaaACATGCTCCCTGTTAGTCAGTGGGCgctgtatgaaaaaaaaaaaaaaaaaatgacacctgtCTATGATATAATGGTTACCACTGGAAGCCCAGTGGAGGCCAGCTGAGGACATCTGAATCATTCAACAATTTATTATGAAAGCTGTGCCTGGGACAAGGCCACCCAAGGCTGGTTGTCTTATAcctccttccttttctcacCCTGTGCCCTATCTTATCACTTTATCACTGCCTCACCCCCTAATATATCTAAGCTATCATCCCAATGTGATTCCTCATATTATCCTCCCCAAACTTGAATCTGTGctcaacagtattttttttttttttttttaaatagtatgCATGCTGAGATGACAAATGACAAGACGGCATTGTTTAATGAcacaaatgaatacaacacTTAAAGAAAATCTTACAATAAACTAAGTCATCATGTTGTGGAATATTAATAttgtatcaaataaaaaagtcaatgtaactgaaaatgaacagggttttaaaaaaaaaaaaaaagctcctcagAGATCGACTCCATGGGATGTTTTGCTTGATGTGACAAGTCTTACGCTGAGTATACAATGTCATACAGAATATACAATGGCACCAACCACGGGAGCCCTTTAAAACTGCAGGAATCCTCTTATAAGACGACACCTGGTCACACTGGGCAGTAATCATGGTGTTTGATATTTAAGTCGTTTATCATTTTCCACTGTTAAGAGGCTGTTCTAGTACGTTTAGCTGAGTAATTACAAAGTCATCTTGTAAGATCCTGGTTGTGGTCTTTCCAGACACACAGCTGGTGCGTGATCAGTCCATTCAGAGCACTGCAGGTAGCCTAATAAAAACCAGACCTTATCCTGTCAAAGATAATTGTCTCCTCTATGCAGTGTTTTTCTACCAGAAATGCTCTGTACGTTTCAGTTCCACCTGCAGCAATTAAGGTGAAACCACCTCACTAGGTTTGACATGGGGAAGCAATGCACTGGAATGACGCCTCATCACAGTATAATTTCACTCTAGCCGTTAATCGCCATGGCGTGAGCCGTGTGCAGCATGGGCACCCATGCGCTGTGGATCCTGAGAGGGGTAGTGGATGTGACCCGGAGGTCTCATGCTCATTGGAGGCGGCATGGGGGGCGCCATGGGACCCATGGGGTGGAACATCGGCGGGCCAAAACCTGAAAGAACAGAACAGCAAGACGATATTGACAAATTTGTTATTTAGTTACTGACTACAGAAGGGCTGCATCATTAATTGTGGATAACAGCATATCACAATTTCAGTTTCCATTATTATTAATCCCAAGATATTTGCTTAAtagcaatttatttttattaactcTCACATTTGATATATTCAGTGTTGGTGGTTTATTGTTTTGCCAATAATAAGTTACATTTAATTCGTCTTTTTGGGTGGTTTGTTTATTGCTTTGATGATGTTGATCCTACTGACACTGGTGTAATTATCACTGTAATTAAAGCCACCTGTGCATTGTTTGGTTTTTATGTAGCACACAGAAGAATCAGGCTCTGCCCAAAACATCTGCGCACTCTGGAAATCTATTTGAAATCCCAGTTATGGTGTGTGCTACAGCTGAACAAttaatttaaatgtcaaaattgcaatatggccaaaTGCAACAAGTCAAATTGcaagagctgcatttttttttttttttttggttaaaaagtcaaatgtgacaaaacaccGCTATAAATGAAGTACTGTGGTGATATAGATGCCCTGGCATACAAATGGTATTCTcctgacataaaaacaaatttgtttgGTATAGACCCtgatagatttaaaaaataaataaataaataaataaactcactGTCATCCAATGATTTATATTTtcagcagtgaaaatgaaaattatgatgcaaaaaaaatcattcacacATAATCATGACCACCATATCACAATCGCAATCTCTGCTGAGTTGAATTCATCATATATTATTAGTTTGCTATAATGTAACCCAGGCCCTATTTGCAGATTATGTAGCATCATCCTGAGATGTAAAGACAATCATTCCACCAATCACTTGAGTACTGATCCTAATAtcgatgtgctgcaggctcGAACTTGACTACAACAGAAGTCAATGGCCGATcgtaaatggctttgaaaaccTAAGATAACATTGCTTTTCTGAAATGGGAAATTTTATGTATACTCTCAATGTTCTCCTGAAAATGAATTCACAAACCTACCATTAAACCAACAGAACTACTTTATTTCTCACTTATCACTACAGCAGCCCATATAACATTTCATGCAGAATGTACCGTTTAGTTGAAAACTGGATTTACATTTAATTCAAACAACATTGCATCTTTGAAACCAAGATTAAGGTATTACCTGGAGGGGGTGGGTTGATGCCAGGGGGAGGGGGCAGGGCAATGTTCATGACAGCAGGAGAGGAACTAGGATCCAGGTTGAAATAGTTTGTTGGAGCTTCTTCATCTAGGGCAGGCGGTGGGGGTAGAGCTACAGGGAAATCAGAGTTAATGTGtgcaaatgtacaaaatataaaactccATAAATTATTCTAATTGGATTACTTTCCAGTCTTCACAAGGGTCAATTTTACTTCATGCTGCCAACATGGCTTTAAATACACTCTACCGATGGCGCTGACACCTATGTCTATGTTTGCGTTCTATTGTGTCATTCACAACaatgaatgacagaaaaaaagacagcatgtACATTCCCAAATACTAATTCAAGAAGAGGTTAAACTGATATTGAATGGgcaatacacacatacacacatatacacacacacacacacacacacacacacacacacaccagtgccaATGTCAACTGGGTTGGCAGACTCACCTCCAGGTAATCCAGGCACAGGGTCAAGTCTGGTGCCCATCTCACTGACGCCATCCTTGATGGCCTCCTTCCCTCTTGCTGCCTGAGACCTGACCATACAAAGCATATTAGAGTTAGAAACTAATCATACGAATAACTTAGTCTCATGGTACTTGAGACAGTCTTCCTAAATCCACCTCAGAAACTGGCTTATGCTCAACCTCTACCTACAAGATCAGTCACTCACCTGCCCCACTTGACCGTGAGCCTTCGTCCATTGATTATAAGCTTGTTGAAGGACTTCTCGGCAGCCATTTCAGCTGCCTGACGCGTGGCAAATTGGATGAAGGCACACTGCTGCCTCTGGACTATTGTAATGGTGCGAATCTCTCCAAACTGGTAGAAATGATTcctacaacaacaaaacacagatacaaacCAATGAGCCCAAAACTTTAGAATTAAATTTCCCAAATATTTAGCAATATTCCTTTTATGAGAATGAAAAACTATATTTGTTAGAAATTAAGAGTAAAGCTTAGAGTAAAGTAAACTGAGTTTAGTGGCCAAGATCTCCTTATGGAAAGACAGAAATTCCTACTTGAGGTCTGCATCTGTGACAGTATCTCCCAGACCCCCTATGTAGAGGGTAGTGATGGACTTGTCCTCTGGTGGGTCCA
Encoded here:
- the LOC115366678 gene encoding myozenin-2-like isoform X3 yields the protein MCVHQRNIMMMMQSGPDDLTRQRMQQAQALCKEARGGLNLGKKMSVPKDVMMEELNLPSNRGSRMFQERQRRVERFTLESAADGTYDHNVHSEALPPAQTIPGPQGGKENRTCPIPGYSGPLKDIPHEKFNTTVIPKSYCSPWREALGDKEELLNSLSVQLPQPAQVLQPANYRCFNRSPMPFGGLMASKRVIPVISFEALEPQKLPGTTLDRLSRRPNFNRAPKGWGTSYSPESNEL
- the LOC115366678 gene encoding myozenin-2-like isoform X1, translating into MCVHQRNIMMMMQSGPDDLTRQRMQQAQALCKEARGGLNLGKKMSVPKDVMMEELNLPSNRGSRMFQERQRRVERFTLESAADGTYDHNVHSEALPPAQTIPGPQGGKENRTCPIPGKHSLVMNLQKTVAKKGSPDVLAPGYSGPLKDIPHEKFNTTVIPKSYCSPWREALGDKEELLNSLSVQLPQPAQVLQPANYRCFNRSPMPFGGLMASKRVIPVISFEALEPQKLPGTTLDRLSRRPNFNRAPKGWGTSYSPESNEL
- the LOC115366678 gene encoding myozenin-2-like isoform X4 — protein: MSVPKDVMMEELNLPSNRGSRMFQERQRRVERFTLESAADGTYDHNVHSEALPPAQTIPGPQGGKENRTCPIPGKHSLVMNLQKTVAKKGSPDVLAPGYSGPLKDIPHEKFNTTVIPKSYCSPWREALGDKEELLNSLSVQLPQPAQVLQPANYRCFNRSPMPFGGLMASKRVIPVISFEALEPQKLPGTTLDRLSRRPNFNRAPKGWGTSYSPESNEL
- the LOC115366678 gene encoding myozenin-2-like isoform X2, yielding MMMMQSGPDDLTRQRMQQAQALCKEARGGLNLGKKMSVPKDVMMEELNLPSNRGSRMFQERQRRVERFTLESAADGTYDHNVHSEALPPAQTIPGPQGGKENRTCPIPGKHSLVMNLQKTVAKKGSPDVLAPGYSGPLKDIPHEKFNTTVIPKSYCSPWREALGDKEELLNSLSVQLPQPAQVLQPANYRCFNRSPMPFGGLMASKRVIPVISFEALEPQKLPGTTLDRLSRRPNFNRAPKGWGTSYSPESNEL